A window from Macadamia integrifolia cultivar HAES 741 unplaced genomic scaffold, SCU_Mint_v3 scaffold_176A, whole genome shotgun sequence encodes these proteins:
- the LOC122071031 gene encoding L-type lectin-domain containing receptor kinase V.9-like, protein MVFKDLKSTDNGLKIANATAVPQMGHAFYPHPIHLRNSSTGTALSFSTTFVFAIFSEFTTIGGIGIMFVIAPSPKFPGALAGSRFGLFNMTNLGLSSNHLIGVELDTIQNEVFNDIDRGTILDIVDPVRSNTKKHE, encoded by the coding sequence ATGGTTTTCAAGGACTTAAAATCTACAGACAATGGCCTTAAAATAGCAAACGCCACTGCAGTGCCACAGATGGGTCATGCCTTCTACCCCCATCCGATTCACTTGAGGAATTCCTCCACTGGTACTGCTCTCTCCTTCTCCACTACTTTTGTATTTGCCATATTTTCTGAGTTCACAACAATAGGTGGGATTGGTATCATGTTTGTGATTGCACCCTCACCAAAGTTCCCCGGAGCTTTGGCCGGCAGTCGTTTTGGCCTCTTCAACATGACCAACCTTGGCTTATCATCCAACCATTTGATCGGAGTAGAATTGGATACCATCCAAAACGAGGTGTTTAATGATATCGATAGGGGTACAATTCTTGATATTGTGGATCCTGTAAGATCAAataccaagaaacacgaataa
- the LOC122071036 gene encoding oil body-associated protein 2B-like codes for MASSDQTPGVMPGEGATAGKPMTVGSQILDKGAQMLQSMKPVKQMKQHVCTFAMYSHDMTRQIETHHYVTRLNQDFLQCAVYDSDDSSARLIGVEYIISDRIFENLPHDEQKLWHSHAYEIKSGLWLNPRVPEMLQKTELQNLAKTYGKFWCTWQVDRGDVLPLGAPALMMSPQEVNLGMVKPELLHKRNSKYNVSSEDLKKSRVDINEPEKINPAADYWKQAGKGFAIDIEPTEMKRHAPFP; via the exons atGGCGTCCAGTGATCAAACCCCAGGCGTGATGCCAGGAGAAGGAGCGACGGCAGGGAAGCCAATGACGGTGGGGTCACAGATTCTTGATAAAGGGGCCCAGATGCTGCAGTCCATGAAGCCTGTTAAGCAGATGAAACAGCATGTCTGCACCTTCGCCATGTACAGCCACGACATGACTCGCCAGATCGAGACTCATCATTACGTGACTCGCCTCAACCAGGACTTCCTCCAATGTGCCGTTTACGATTCCGACGATTCCTCTGCTCGCCTCATTG GGGTGGAATATATCATATCGGATAGGATCTTTGAGAATCTGCCACATGATGAGCAGAAACTGTGGCATTCTCATGCTTATGAG ATCAAATCTGGTCTTTGGCTGAATCCGCGGGTCCCAGAGATGCTACAGAAGACGGAGCTCCAGAACCTGGCCAAGACCTACGGGAAATTTTGGTGCACGTGGCAGGTGGATAGAG GTGATGTGTTACCATTGGGAGCCCCTGCGCTGATGATGTCGCCGCAAGAGGTGAATCTAGGGATGGTGAAGCCGGAGCTACTGCATAAACGGAACAGTAAGTATAATGTGTCAAGcgaagatcttaagaaatcgaGGGTGGATATTAATGAGCCAGAGAAGATAAATCCGGCTGCGGATTACTGGAAACAGGCAGGGAAGGGGTTTGCCATCGATATTGAGCCGACAGAGATGAAGCGCCATGCTCCATTTCCGTGA
- the LOC122071037 gene encoding inositol polyphosphate multikinase beta-like, producing the protein MLKVPSNQVAGHQAGGGKLGPLMDDSGHFCKPLQNDERGSNEVAFYTSFSSNTRIPDHIRRFFPIFYGTQLLEASDGSGLLPHLVLQDLVSNYVHPSVMDVKIGSRTWYPQASEDYEKKCVIKDRESTSLFLGFRISGLQTYENEESGFWKPDKKRVKGFTVDDVRSVLRKFVSFNPSSDSNPDCSFASIVYGGSTGILAQLLELKAWFEDQTDFHFYSCSVLMMYEKEAALEGRTCSAEIKLVDFAHVVEGKGVIDHNFLGGLCSLIKFVSEILTCPDECTIKGGLRVPE; encoded by the coding sequence ATGCTCAAGGTACCATCTAATCAGGTTGCAGGCCACCAAGCTGGTGGTGGAAAGCTTGGCCCACTCATGGATGATTCAGGCCACTTTTGCAAGCCCCTTCAGAATGATGAACGTGGGTCCAATGAGGTGGCTTTCTACACTTCTTTTTCATCCAACACCAGAATCCCAGACCACATCCGTCGATTCTTTCCTATCTTTTATGGCACTCAGCTTCTAGAAGCTTCAGATGGATCTGGTCTGCTTCCTCACCTTGTTTTACAGGATCTCGTCTCCAATTATGTTCATCCATCTGTTATGGATGTCAAGATCGGCTCCAGGACCTGGTATCCCCAAGCGTCTGAAGACTATGAAAAAAAATGCGTTATTAAGGATAGAGAATCCACAAGcttgtttttgggttttaggatttCTGGCTTGCAGACTTATGAAAATGAGGAATCAGGGTTCTGGAAGCCTGACAAGAAGCGTGTCAAGGGTTTTACTGTGGATGATGTGAGGTCAGTTTTGAGGAAGTTTGTTTCTTTTAACCCATCTTCAGATTCGAATCCGGATTGTTCGTTTGCATCAATTGTTTATGGTGGTTCTACTGGGATTCTGGCACAACTGTTGGAGCTGAAAGCATGGTTTGAAGATCAAACAGATTTTCATTTCTACTCTTGTTCAGTTCTTATGATGTATGAAAAAGAGGCAGCGCTGGAAGGAAGGACATGTAGTGCTGAAATCAAGCTGGTCGATTTTGCTCATGTTGTGGAAGGCAAAGGTGTAATTGATCATAACTTCTTGGGGGGGCTATGCTCTTTGATAAAGTTTGTCTCAGAGATACTAACCTGCCCAGATGAATGCACCATCAAAGGTGGTTTACGGGTACCTGAGTAG